A DNA window from Streptomyces bacillaris contains the following coding sequences:
- a CDS encoding lysoplasmalogenase has protein sequence MSATAARPTDPRRATAPRAERFARPLLIAFLLAAAVDLAGLLAGLDTVHLVAKPLLMPLLAGYAAVRGGPRLLIAALLFGWGGDVFLLADNDLAFLLGMGSFAVGHVCYLTLFGRDRAPAALATGAAYVLVLAVFLVLIWSDLPAELRVPVAGYSLLLTAMAWRAGVLGRYAAAGGALFLLSDALIATGIAEWPRLPAPDFWVMLTYIAAQLLLALGVLGAARADRP, from the coding sequence ATGAGCGCCACGGCCGCCCGTCCCACCGACCCGCGACGCGCCACCGCGCCGCGCGCCGAGCGGTTCGCGCGGCCCCTGCTCATCGCCTTCCTCCTCGCCGCCGCCGTCGACCTGGCCGGGCTCCTCGCCGGGCTCGACACCGTCCACCTGGTCGCCAAGCCGCTGCTGATGCCGCTCCTCGCCGGGTACGCGGCCGTCCGGGGCGGGCCCCGGCTGCTGATCGCGGCCCTGCTGTTCGGGTGGGGCGGGGACGTGTTCCTGCTCGCCGACAACGACCTGGCGTTCCTCCTCGGGATGGGCTCGTTCGCCGTCGGCCATGTCTGCTACCTGACGCTCTTCGGCCGGGACCGGGCCCCCGCCGCCCTGGCCACGGGGGCCGCGTACGTCCTCGTCCTCGCCGTCTTCCTCGTCCTGATCTGGTCCGACCTCCCGGCGGAGCTGCGCGTTCCGGTGGCCGGCTACAGCCTGCTGCTCACCGCGATGGCGTGGCGGGCCGGGGTCCTCGGCCGGTACGCGGCGGCCGGCGGGGCGCTCTTCCTGCTCTCCGACGCCCTCATCGCCACCGGCATCGCGGAGTGGCCCCGGCTGCCCGCCCCCGACTTCTGGGTGATGCTCACCTACATCGCCGCGCAACTCCTGCTGGCCCTCGGGGTGCTGGGGGCGGCGCGGGCCGACCGTCCGTAG
- a CDS encoding S8 family peptidase, translated as MAHLASRRARALALPVGLALVASLGFLPAATATAAPTGAPATATPRTDGPKLSYVVNTGTGRAAVQRVEKAVKQAGGTVVISYEQIGVIVAHSQNPAFGETIRRVRGVASAGATRTNPIVPQATKDVGAIAQPLTEAQAAAAAAAATADEDPLEPLQWSLPAIKADKAHQKSLGSKRVTVAVIDTGVDDTHPDLAPNFDRAASVNCVTGAPDTTAGSWRPAAGESDHGTHVAGTIAAAKNGFGVTGVAPGVKVSGIKVSTPEGFFYTEAVVCGFLWAAERGVDVTNNSYYTDPWLFACKNDADQGALVESLTRAVKYAERKGTVNVAAAGNARHDLAARTIEDRTSPNDTEPVTRTIDPRVCPDIPTMLPGVVTVAATGAKGLKSSYSNYGKGVIDVAAPGGDSTVYQTPEPPAVNGLILSTLPGGKFGYKAGTSMASPHVAGVVALIKSRHPYAPPAAVKVLLGLQADAKACGEPYDYNGDGVIDAVCEGGTSYNGFYGAGVVDALDAVRW; from the coding sequence ATGGCTCATCTGGCATCGAGACGGGCCCGCGCGCTGGCGCTGCCCGTCGGACTCGCACTCGTCGCCTCGCTCGGCTTCCTGCCGGCGGCGACGGCCACGGCGGCGCCCACCGGCGCCCCGGCCACCGCGACCCCGCGGACCGACGGGCCGAAGCTCAGCTACGTCGTCAACACCGGCACCGGCCGCGCGGCCGTCCAGCGGGTGGAGAAGGCCGTCAAGCAGGCCGGCGGCACGGTCGTCATCTCGTACGAGCAGATCGGCGTGATCGTCGCCCACTCGCAGAACCCGGCCTTCGGCGAAACGATCCGGCGCGTACGGGGAGTGGCGTCGGCGGGCGCGACCAGGACCAACCCGATCGTGCCGCAGGCCACCAAGGACGTCGGCGCCATAGCGCAGCCGCTGACCGAGGCCCAGGCCGCAGCCGCGGCAGCAGCCGCGACGGCGGACGAGGACCCGCTGGAGCCGCTCCAGTGGTCGCTGCCCGCGATCAAGGCGGACAAGGCGCACCAGAAGTCGCTGGGTTCGAAGCGGGTCACGGTCGCCGTCATCGACACGGGCGTCGACGACACCCACCCGGACCTGGCGCCCAACTTCGACCGCGCCGCCTCCGTCAACTGTGTGACGGGCGCTCCGGACACCACCGCCGGCTCCTGGCGACCGGCGGCGGGCGAGAGCGACCACGGCACGCATGTGGCGGGCACCATCGCCGCGGCGAAGAACGGCTTCGGCGTGACCGGTGTGGCGCCGGGTGTGAAGGTCTCCGGCATCAAGGTCTCCACCCCCGAGGGCTTCTTCTACACCGAGGCCGTCGTCTGCGGCTTCCTGTGGGCGGCCGAGCGGGGCGTCGACGTGACGAACAACAGCTACTACACCGACCCGTGGCTGTTCGCCTGCAAGAACGACGCGGACCAGGGCGCCCTGGTCGAGTCCCTCACCCGGGCCGTCAAGTACGCCGAGCGCAAGGGCACGGTCAACGTCGCCGCCGCGGGCAACGCCCGCCACGACCTGGCCGCCCGCACGATCGAGGACCGGACCAGCCCGAACGACACCGAGCCGGTCACCCGGACGATCGACCCGCGCGTCTGCCCCGACATCCCGACCATGCTGCCGGGCGTCGTGACGGTCGCCGCGACGGGCGCCAAGGGCCTCAAGTCCTCGTACTCGAACTACGGCAAGGGCGTCATCGACGTCGCGGCGCCGGGCGGTGACTCGACGGTCTACCAGACCCCCGAGCCGCCGGCCGTCAACGGGCTGATCCTCTCCACGCTGCCGGGCGGCAAGTTCGGCTACAAGGCCGGTACGTCGATGGCCTCCCCGCACGTCGCGGGCGTCGTGGCCCTCATCAAGTCCCGCCACCCCTACGCCCCGCCGGCCGCGGTGAAGGTGCTGCTGGGCCTCCAGGCGGACGCGAAGGCGTGCGGTGAGCCGTACGACTACAACGGTGACGGGGTCATCGACGCGGTCTGCGAGGGCGGCACGAGCTACAACGGCTTCTACGGGGCCGGTGTGGTGGACGCGCTGGACGCGGTCCGCTGGTAG
- a CDS encoding DUF485 domain-containing protein, with the protein MATDAPPPEGPVGTSPAQPTTEAYNAVQASAEFADLRRSFRSFAFPLTVGFVAWYLLYVLLCNYAGDFMGTKVLGNINMALVLGLAQFATTFLIAWLYSRHAATKLDPKAEAIKSRMEADA; encoded by the coding sequence GTGGCTACCGATGCACCGCCGCCCGAGGGCCCGGTCGGCACGAGCCCTGCCCAGCCCACCACCGAGGCGTACAACGCGGTGCAGGCGAGTGCCGAGTTCGCCGACCTGCGCCGCTCGTTCCGGTCCTTCGCCTTCCCGCTCACCGTCGGCTTCGTCGCCTGGTACCTGCTCTACGTCCTGCTCTGCAACTACGCGGGCGACTTCATGGGCACCAAGGTCCTCGGCAACATCAACATGGCGCTCGTCCTCGGCCTCGCCCAGTTCGCCACCACCTTCCTCATCGCCTGGCTCTACTCCCGGCACGCCGCCACCAAGCTCGACCCGAAGGCCGAAGCGATCAAGTCCCGTATGGAGGCCGACGCATGA
- a CDS encoding solute symporter family protein — MSAAHTLYPTVQLAADSAGEHRPLIITLFAAFVVATLFITVWAGRQTKSAADFYAGGRQFTGFQNGLAVSGDYMSAASFLGIAGAIALFGYDGFLYSIGFLVAWLVALLLVAEPLRNSGRYTMGDVLAYRMRQRPVRTAAGTSTIVVSIFYLLAQMAGAGVLVSLLLGITSDFGKIVIVALVGVLMILYVTIGGMKGTTWVQMVKAVLLIAGTLLITFLILLKFNFNISDLLGTAASNSGKGAAFLEPGLKYGADGVSKLDFISLGIALVLGTAGLPHILIRFYTVPTAKAARKSVNWAIGIIGAFYLMTIVLGFGAAAILNPDDIIASNKAGNTAAPLAALEIGGGSGSTGGAILLAVISAVAFATILAVVAGLTLASSSSFAHDIYANVIRKGQATEKEEVRAARWATVAIGVVSIALGALARDLNVAGLVALAFAVAASANLPTILYSLFWKRFTTQGALWSIYGGLSSSVLLVLFSPVVSSRPTSMFPGVDFAWFPLENPGLISIPLGFLLGWLGSVIGKEKADTDKYAELEVKSLTGTGAH, encoded by the coding sequence ATGAGCGCCGCCCACACCCTCTACCCGACCGTCCAGCTCGCCGCCGACAGCGCGGGTGAGCACCGGCCGCTGATCATCACCCTGTTCGCCGCCTTCGTCGTGGCGACCCTCTTCATCACCGTGTGGGCCGGCCGCCAGACCAAGAGCGCCGCCGACTTCTACGCGGGCGGCCGCCAGTTCACCGGATTCCAGAACGGGCTCGCGGTCTCCGGCGACTACATGTCCGCCGCGTCCTTCCTCGGCATCGCGGGCGCCATCGCCCTCTTCGGCTACGACGGCTTCCTCTACTCCATCGGCTTCCTCGTCGCCTGGCTCGTCGCCCTGCTCCTGGTCGCCGAACCGCTGCGCAACTCCGGCCGCTACACCATGGGCGACGTCCTCGCCTACCGGATGCGCCAGCGCCCCGTGCGCACCGCCGCCGGTACGTCCACCATCGTCGTCTCGATCTTCTACCTGCTGGCCCAGATGGCCGGTGCGGGCGTCCTCGTCTCGCTGCTGCTCGGCATCACCAGCGACTTCGGCAAGATCGTCATCGTCGCCCTGGTCGGCGTGCTGATGATCCTGTACGTCACCATCGGCGGCATGAAGGGCACCACCTGGGTGCAGATGGTCAAGGCCGTCCTGCTCATCGCGGGCACCCTGCTCATCACCTTCCTGATCCTGCTGAAGTTCAACTTCAACATCTCCGACCTGCTCGGCACCGCCGCCAGCAACAGCGGCAAGGGTGCTGCCTTCCTGGAGCCCGGTCTGAAGTACGGCGCCGACGGCGTCTCGAAGCTGGACTTCATCTCGCTCGGCATCGCCCTGGTCCTCGGCACCGCGGGCCTGCCGCACATCCTGATCCGCTTCTACACCGTGCCCACCGCCAAGGCCGCCCGTAAGTCCGTGAACTGGGCGATCGGCATCATCGGAGCCTTCTACCTGATGACGATCGTGCTCGGCTTCGGCGCCGCCGCGATCCTCAACCCCGACGACATCATCGCCTCGAACAAGGCGGGCAACACGGCGGCACCACTCGCGGCCCTGGAGATCGGCGGCGGCTCCGGCTCCACCGGCGGCGCGATCCTCCTAGCGGTGATCTCCGCCGTCGCCTTCGCGACCATCCTCGCCGTCGTCGCCGGACTCACCCTCGCCTCCTCCTCGTCCTTCGCGCACGACATCTACGCCAACGTGATCCGCAAGGGGCAGGCCACCGAGAAGGAGGAGGTCCGCGCCGCACGCTGGGCCACCGTCGCCATCGGTGTCGTCTCCATCGCCCTCGGCGCCCTCGCCCGCGACCTCAACGTGGCCGGTCTCGTGGCCCTCGCCTTCGCGGTCGCCGCCTCCGCCAACCTGCCGACGATCCTCTACAGCCTCTTCTGGAAGCGGTTCACCACGCAGGGGGCCCTCTGGTCCATCTACGGCGGGCTCTCCTCCTCCGTCCTGCTGGTGCTCTTCTCGCCGGTCGTCTCCTCCAGGCCGACCTCGATGTTCCCGGGCGTCGACTTCGCCTGGTTCCCGCTGGAGAACCCCGGCCTGATCTCGATCCCGCTCGGCTTCCTGCTCGGCTGGCTCGGCTCGGTGATCGGCAAGGAGAAGGCCGACACGGACAAGTACGCCGAACTGGAGGTCAAGTCCCTCACCGGCACCGGAGCGCACTGA
- the moaA gene encoding GTP 3',8-cyclase MoaA, which yields MLIDTYDRVATDLRVSLTDKCNLRCTYCMPEEGLQWLGKSELLSDDEIVRLIRIAVTSLGITEVRFTGGEPLLRPGLVSIVEQCAALTPRPRMSLTTNGIGLKRTATALKAAGLDRVNVSLDTLRPDVFKTLTRRDRHKDVLEGLEAAREADLTPVKVNSVLMPGLNDDEAPELLAWAVANDYELRFIEQMPLDAQHGWKRDGMITAGDILASLRTRFTLTPEDDEARGSAPAERWTVDGGPHRVGVIASVTRPFCRACDRTRLTADGQIRTCLFAREETDLRSALRSDAPDEEIARLWKVAMWGKKAGSGLDDPSFLQPDRPMSAIGG from the coding sequence GTGCTCATCGACACCTATGACAGGGTCGCCACCGATCTGCGCGTGTCACTGACCGACAAGTGCAATCTGCGGTGCACCTACTGCATGCCGGAAGAAGGGCTGCAGTGGCTCGGCAAGAGCGAGCTGCTCTCCGACGACGAGATCGTGCGCCTGATCCGTATCGCGGTCACCTCCCTCGGCATCACCGAGGTCCGCTTCACCGGCGGCGAGCCCCTGCTCCGCCCCGGCCTCGTCTCCATCGTCGAGCAGTGCGCCGCGCTCACCCCGCGCCCCCGCATGTCCCTCACGACCAACGGCATCGGCCTCAAGCGGACCGCCACCGCCCTCAAGGCCGCGGGCCTCGACCGGGTCAACGTCTCGCTGGACACCCTGCGCCCCGACGTCTTCAAGACCCTCACCCGCCGCGACCGCCACAAGGACGTGCTGGAAGGCCTCGAAGCCGCCCGCGAGGCCGACCTCACCCCGGTGAAGGTCAACTCCGTCCTGATGCCGGGACTCAACGACGACGAGGCCCCCGAGCTGCTCGCCTGGGCCGTGGCCAACGACTACGAGCTCCGCTTCATCGAGCAGATGCCCCTGGACGCCCAGCACGGCTGGAAGCGCGACGGCATGATCACCGCGGGCGACATCCTCGCCTCGCTGCGCACCCGCTTCACCCTCACCCCGGAGGACGACGAGGCCCGCGGCTCCGCCCCCGCCGAGCGCTGGACCGTCGACGGCGGCCCGCACCGCGTCGGTGTGATCGCCTCGGTCACCCGCCCGTTCTGCCGCGCCTGCGACCGCACCCGGCTCACCGCCGACGGCCAGATCCGCACCTGCCTCTTCGCCCGCGAGGAGACGGACCTGCGCTCCGCCCTCCGCTCGGACGCGCCGGACGAGGAGATCGCCCGGCTCTGGAAGGTCGCCATGTGGGGCAAGAAGGCGGGCTCCGGACTGGACGACCCGTCCTTCCTCCAGCCGGACCGGCCGATGTCGGCCATCGGAGGCTGA
- a CDS encoding DUF3099 domain-containing protein: protein MLRKSDEVEVFRITGARQGLADDVRGRQRRYVISMSVRTVSVVLAAALWNVERHVAIVALVLGVLLPYIAVVIANAGRENAPSLPSTYLSAPVRPAVEAGPAAGSAESAGPHERSGWVPPAQEHR from the coding sequence ATGCTGCGGAAGAGCGACGAGGTGGAGGTCTTCCGGATCACGGGGGCCCGTCAGGGGCTGGCCGACGACGTGCGGGGCAGACAGCGGCGCTATGTGATCTCGATGTCCGTGCGTACGGTCTCGGTGGTGCTGGCCGCGGCGCTGTGGAACGTGGAGCGGCATGTCGCGATCGTCGCGCTGGTGCTGGGGGTGCTGCTGCCGTACATCGCGGTGGTCATCGCCAACGCGGGCCGGGAGAACGCCCCTTCGCTGCCGTCGACGTATCTTTCGGCGCCGGTCCGGCCCGCCGTGGAGGCGGGTCCGGCCGCCGGTTCCGCCGAGTCGGCGGGTCCTCACGAGCGCTCGGGGTGGGTGCCTCCGGCGCAGGAGCACAGGTGA
- a CDS encoding GlsB/YeaQ/YmgE family stress response membrane protein — translation MGWLWAIIVGLVLGVIARAILPGKQDIPLWLTIVFGILGSILGNAVAGWIGVEDTKGIDWIRHLLQLIGAVAVVGVGDMAWQSIRGNRNRNRT, via the coding sequence ATGGGCTGGTTGTGGGCAATCATCGTGGGCCTGGTGCTCGGTGTGATCGCACGGGCGATCCTGCCGGGCAAACAGGACATCCCGCTCTGGCTGACGATCGTGTTCGGCATTCTCGGCTCCATCCTCGGTAATGCCGTGGCCGGCTGGATCGGCGTCGAGGACACCAAGGGCATCGACTGGATCCGCCATCTGCTCCAGCTGATCGGTGCCGTGGCCGTCGTCGGGGTCGGGGACATGGCCTGGCAGTCCATCCGGGGCAACAGGAACAGAAACAGAACCTGA
- the tyrS gene encoding tyrosine--tRNA ligase, with the protein MTDIVDELKWRGLFAQSTDEDALRKALADGPVTFYCGFDPTAASLHVGHLVQVLTVRRLQLAGHRPLALVGGATGQIGDPRPTAERTLNDPETVAAWVQRLRQQIEPFLTFEGPNAATMVNNLDWTAGMSAIEFLRDIGKHFRVNKMLTKDSVARRLESQEGISYTEFSYQLLQGMDFLELYRRYGCVLQQGGSDQWGNLTAGIDLIHRLEPGATVHALATPLMVKADGTKFGKSESGAVWLDPEMTTPYAFYQFWLNVDDRDITRYMRILSFKSRAELEELEQLTEERPQARSAQRALAEELTTLVHGGEQCAAVIAASKALFGQGDLAELDEATLSAALSEVPHARVPELGPLVDLLVEVGLAPSKSGARRTVKEGGAYVNNVKVVDGEVAPDAGELLHGRWLVLRRGKKNLAAVEVVPAAG; encoded by the coding sequence GTGACGGACATCGTCGACGAGCTGAAGTGGCGCGGGCTGTTCGCCCAGTCCACCGACGAGGACGCATTGCGCAAGGCTCTCGCGGACGGTCCCGTCACCTTCTATTGCGGCTTCGATCCGACCGCGGCGAGCCTCCACGTGGGCCACCTCGTGCAGGTCCTCACCGTGCGCCGGCTCCAGCTGGCGGGGCACCGCCCGCTCGCCCTGGTCGGCGGGGCCACCGGTCAGATCGGTGACCCGCGCCCGACCGCCGAGCGCACGCTGAACGACCCGGAGACGGTCGCGGCCTGGGTGCAGCGGCTTCGGCAGCAGATCGAGCCGTTCCTCACCTTCGAGGGTCCGAACGCGGCGACGATGGTCAACAACCTGGACTGGACCGCGGGCATGTCCGCGATCGAGTTCCTGCGGGACATCGGCAAGCACTTCCGGGTCAACAAGATGCTCACCAAGGACTCGGTCGCCCGCCGGCTGGAGTCGCAGGAGGGCATCAGCTACACGGAGTTCAGCTACCAGCTCCTCCAGGGCATGGACTTCCTGGAGCTGTACCGCCGCTACGGCTGTGTCCTCCAGCAGGGCGGCAGCGACCAGTGGGGCAACCTCACCGCGGGCATCGACCTGATCCACCGGCTTGAGCCGGGTGCCACCGTGCACGCGCTGGCGACGCCGCTGATGGTGAAGGCGGACGGGACCAAGTTCGGCAAGTCCGAGAGCGGTGCCGTCTGGCTGGACCCGGAGATGACCACGCCGTACGCGTTCTACCAGTTCTGGCTGAACGTGGACGACCGGGACATCACGCGGTACATGCGCATCCTCAGCTTCAAGAGCCGTGCGGAGCTGGAGGAGCTGGAGCAGCTGACCGAGGAGCGGCCGCAGGCCCGTTCGGCGCAGCGCGCGCTGGCCGAGGAGCTGACCACGCTGGTGCACGGCGGCGAGCAGTGCGCGGCGGTCATCGCGGCGTCGAAGGCGCTGTTCGGGCAGGGCGATCTGGCGGAGCTGGACGAGGCGACGCTGAGCGCGGCTCTCTCCGAGGTGCCGCACGCCCGGGTCCCCGAGCTGGGTCCGCTGGTGGACCTCCTGGTCGAGGTCGGGCTCGCGCCGAGCAAGTCGGGGGCCCGCCGTACGGTCAAGGAGGGCGGCGCCTACGTGAACAACGTGAAGGTCGTCGACGGCGAGGTCGCGCCGGACGCCGGGGAGCTGCTGCACGGGCGCTGGCTGGTGCTGCGCCGGGGCAAGAAGAACCTGGCGGCGGTGGAGGTCGTCCCGGCGGCCGGCTGA
- a CDS encoding metallopeptidase TldD-related protein produces the protein MSRVSKPYEIVERALELSTTDGLVVIADEHSSANLRWAGNALTTNGVARGRTLTVIATVDGAQGTASGVVSRSAVTADDLEPLVRAAEAAARGAGPAEDAQPLVSGVPSSPDFTDAPAETGSEVFADFAPALGDAFARARSGGRELYGFANHELTSTYLGTSTGLRLRHDQPTGTLELNAKSPDRTRSAWAGRSTRDFKDVDPAAMDAELAQRLGWAERRIELPAGRYETLLPPTAVADLLIYQLWSSTARDAVEGRTVFSQPGGGTRLGETLAPLPLTLRSDPHAPGLESAPFVIAHSSGDSASVFDNGLPLAPTDWIREGKLERLTTTRHSAALTGLPVAPAIDNLVLDGGGERSLEEMVAATTGRALLLTCLWYIREVDPATLLLTGLTRDGVYLVEDGEVVGEVNNFRFNESPVDLLSRASEAGRTEKTLPREWGDWFTRAAMPALRIPDFNMSSVSQGV, from the coding sequence ATGAGCCGCGTCAGCAAGCCGTACGAGATCGTCGAGCGGGCTCTGGAGCTGTCCACCACGGACGGTCTGGTGGTCATCGCGGACGAGCACTCCTCCGCCAATCTGCGCTGGGCGGGCAACGCGCTCACCACCAACGGCGTGGCCCGGGGGCGGACCCTCACCGTCATCGCGACCGTCGACGGGGCCCAGGGCACGGCCTCCGGTGTCGTCTCCCGGTCCGCCGTGACCGCCGACGACCTGGAGCCCCTGGTACGGGCCGCCGAGGCCGCCGCCCGGGGCGCGGGTCCGGCGGAGGACGCGCAGCCCCTGGTCAGCGGGGTGCCCTCGTCGCCCGACTTCACGGACGCGCCCGCCGAGACCGGCTCGGAGGTCTTCGCGGACTTCGCCCCGGCCCTCGGTGACGCCTTCGCCCGGGCCCGCTCCGGTGGCCGCGAGCTGTACGGGTTCGCCAACCACGAGCTGACCTCCACCTACCTGGGGACGTCGACGGGGCTGCGGCTCCGCCACGACCAGCCGACGGGGACGCTGGAGCTGAACGCCAAGTCTCCGGACCGGACCCGTTCCGCGTGGGCGGGGCGGTCGACCCGGGACTTCAAGGACGTCGACCCGGCGGCGATGGACGCGGAGCTGGCGCAGCGGCTGGGCTGGGCGGAGCGGCGGATCGAGCTGCCCGCCGGGCGGTACGAGACGCTGCTGCCGCCGACCGCCGTGGCGGACCTGTTGATCTACCAGCTCTGGTCGTCCACCGCGCGGGACGCCGTGGAGGGCCGGACGGTCTTCTCCCAGCCGGGCGGCGGTACGCGGCTGGGCGAGACGCTGGCGCCGCTGCCGCTGACCCTGCGCAGCGACCCGCACGCGCCGGGGCTGGAGTCGGCGCCGTTCGTGATCGCCCACTCCTCCGGCGACAGCGCCTCGGTCTTCGACAACGGGCTGCCGCTGGCCCCGACGGACTGGATCCGGGAGGGGAAGCTGGAGCGGCTGACGACGACCCGGCACTCGGCGGCCCTCACCGGGCTGCCGGTCGCCCCGGCGATCGACAACCTGGTGCTGGACGGGGGCGGTGAGCGGTCACTGGAGGAGATGGTGGCCGCGACGACCGGGCGGGCGCTGCTGCTGACCTGCCTCTGGTACATCAGGGAGGTGGACCCGGCGACGCTGCTGCTCACCGGGCTGACCCGGGACGGCGTCTATCTGGTGGAGGACGGCGAGGTGGTCGGTGAGGTGAACAACTTCCGGTTCAACGAATCGCCGGTGGACCTGCTCTCCCGGGCCTCGGAGGCGGGGCGTACGGAGAAGACGCTGCCGCGCGAGTGGGGCGACTGGTTCACCCGGGCCGCGATGCCCGCGCTGCGCATCCCGGACTTCAACATGAGCTCGGTCAGCCAGGGCGTGTGA
- a CDS encoding TldD/PmbA family protein, protein MPHEVDQSFLALPLRALADAALARARALGATHADFRLERVRSASLRLRDARPAGASDSTDLGYAVRVVHGGAWGFASGVDLTMDAAAKVASQAVAMAKLSAKVIAAAGSDERVELADEPVHGERTWVSAYDVDPFSVPDEEKAALLAEWSGRLLGGDGVAHVDASLMTVHENKFYADTAGTVTTQQRVRIQPQLTAVAVDSATGEFDSMRTIAPPAGRGWEYLTGTGWDWDAELEQIPGLLAEKMRAPSVEAGTYDLVVDPSNLWLTIHESIGHATELDRALGYEAAYAGTSFATFDQLGKLTYGSPVMNVTGDRTAEHGLATIGYDDEGVEAQSWDLVKDGTLVGYQLDRRIAKLTGLGRSNGCAFADSPGHVPVQRMANVSLQPDPGGLSTEDLIGGVERGIYVVGDRSWSIDMQRYNFQFTGQRFFRIENGRLAGQLRDVAYQATTTDFWGSMEKVGGPQTYVLGGAFNCGKAQPGQVAAVSHGCPSALFRGVNILNTTQEAGR, encoded by the coding sequence GTGCCCCACGAGGTAGATCAGTCATTCCTGGCCCTGCCGTTGCGCGCCCTGGCCGACGCGGCGCTCGCGCGGGCGCGGGCCCTCGGCGCCACGCACGCCGACTTCCGGCTGGAGCGGGTGCGCAGCGCCTCCCTGCGGCTGCGGGACGCGCGCCCGGCCGGGGCTTCGGACAGTACGGACCTCGGGTACGCGGTGCGGGTCGTGCACGGTGGCGCCTGGGGGTTCGCCTCCGGCGTGGACCTGACGATGGACGCGGCGGCGAAGGTGGCCTCGCAGGCCGTGGCGATGGCCAAGCTGTCGGCGAAGGTGATCGCGGCCGCCGGTTCCGACGAGCGGGTGGAGCTGGCGGACGAGCCGGTGCACGGCGAGCGGACCTGGGTCTCGGCGTACGACGTCGACCCGTTCTCCGTACCGGACGAGGAGAAGGCGGCGCTGCTCGCGGAGTGGAGCGGGCGGCTGCTGGGCGGGGACGGGGTGGCTCATGTGGACGCCTCTCTGATGACCGTGCACGAGAACAAGTTCTACGCGGACACGGCGGGGACGGTCACCACCCAGCAGCGGGTGCGCATCCAGCCGCAGTTGACGGCGGTGGCGGTGGACTCCGCGACCGGTGAGTTCGACTCCATGCGGACGATCGCACCGCCGGCCGGGCGCGGCTGGGAGTATCTGACCGGCACCGGCTGGGACTGGGACGCGGAGCTGGAGCAGATCCCGGGGCTGCTGGCGGAGAAGATGCGGGCGCCGAGCGTCGAGGCGGGGACGTACGACCTGGTCGTCGACCCGTCGAACCTCTGGCTGACCATCCACGAGTCGATCGGCCACGCCACCGAGCTGGACCGGGCGCTCGGTTACGAGGCGGCGTACGCGGGCACGTCGTTCGCCACCTTCGACCAGCTCGGCAAGCTGACGTACGGCTCCCCCGTCATGAACGTGACCGGTGACCGCACCGCCGAACACGGGCTGGCGACCATCGGGTACGACGACGAGGGCGTCGAGGCGCAGTCCTGGGACCTGGTCAAGGACGGCACCCTCGTCGGTTACCAGCTGGACCGCCGCATCGCGAAGCTCACCGGGCTCGGCCGCTCCAACGGGTGCGCGTTCGCGGACTCCCCGGGCCATGTCCCCGTACAGCGCATGGCGAACGTGTCGCTCCAGCCGGACCCGGGCGGGCTGTCCACGGAGGATCTGATCGGCGGGGTCGAGCGCGGGATCTACGTGGTCGGTGACCGGTCCTGGTCGATCGACATGCAGCGCTACAACTTCCAGTTCACCGGGCAGCGGTTCTTCCGCATCGAGAACGGCCGCCTCGCCGGGCAGCTGCGCGATGTGGCGTACCAGGCGACGACGACGGACTTCTGGGGCTCGATGGAGAAGGTCGGCGGCCCGCAGACGTATGTCCTCGGCGGCGCGTTCAACTGCGGCAAGGCCCAGCCGGGCCAGGTCGCGGCGGTCTCCCACGGCTGCCCCTCCGCCCTCTTCCGAGGCGTGAACATCCTCAATACGACGCAGGAGGCCGGACGATGA